The following coding sequences are from one Dreissena polymorpha isolate Duluth1 chromosome 8, UMN_Dpol_1.0, whole genome shotgun sequence window:
- the LOC127840475 gene encoding uncharacterized protein LOC127840475 encodes MQGSYAELERNMVETMQLNIQSFLVQCEDNSVNETHAHVENSVDEMRQKIYSLLAEFENSAIKENKEELTLKQAPLLSVINTCIRHHIELLRVYEALRKVKDRTELSLITGYKCQDKIQQSEIYMNENFSDEVFTIQGKSTHNVRMSSDSKTCWITAMLVLPDGQFLVADWGNHKVKLLNQQYQVVSHCGVSAQSICQITPSEVAVTVDDWINTHEVQFITFNQSQLVTGRHFKLQHSCYGIARHHGDLFICSGNALFKYSLSGELVCKLYEDASGLVTVYGFAMSHTGDKLYITSPSNHKLYTLARDGTLLAVFTDPELKYLQNVYVTPAGQVLVCGMLSHTILQVDSEGKRKLVTLVSVRDGVGRPCSVCYSSTTSAIIVGLLGDDNIMVFRVE; translated from the exons ATGCAGGGCTCCTATGCTGAACTTGAGCGGAACATGGTGGAGACAATGCAGCTGAATATACAATCTTTCTTAGTCCAATGTGAGGACAACTCCGTGAATGAAACACATGCACATGTGGAAAATTCAGTAGATGAAATGCGTCagaaaatatattcattattaGCAGAATTTGAAAACAGCGCTATTAAGGAAAATAAAGAAGAGCTGACACTGAAACAAGCTCCTCTCCTTAGTGTGATCAACACCTGCATCAGACATCACATTGAATTGTTGCGAGTCTATGAAGCTTTGCGGAAAGTGAAGGATCGAACAGAACTCTCGTTAATAACCGGTTACAAATGTCAGGACAAAATACAACAGTCTGAGATATATATGAATGAGAACTTTTCAGACGAGGTATTTACTATTCAGGGAAAGTCCACCCACAATGTGAGAATGTCAAGTGATTCAAAGACATGCTGGATCACAGCTATGCTTGTTCTTCCAGATGGACAGTTCTTGGTTGCAGACTGGGGTAATCATaaagtcaagctgctgaaccagcagtaccaggtggtgagtcactgtggTGTGAGCGCACAGAGTATTTGccagatcacacccagtgaggttgcagtgacTGTGGATGACTGGATTAAcacacatgaggtccagtttatcacattCAACCAGAGCCAGCTTGTGACAGGAAGACACTTTAAGTTACAACATAGCTGTTATGGTATTGCCCGTCACCATGGTGACCTGTTCATCTGTTCTGGTAATGCTTTGTTCAAGTACTCACTAAGTGGGGAACTGGTCTGCAAACTATATGAGGATGCATCAGGTTTGGTTACAG tgtATGGGTTTGCCATGAGTCACACAGGAGACAAGCTGTACATAACCAGCCCATCTAATCACAAGCTCTACACCCTGGCCCGGGATGGAACACTCCTGGCTGTCTTCACAGACCCAGAACTAAAATACTTACAGAATGTatatgtgacccctgcaggccaggtgctggtctgtggaatGCTGTCCCACACTATATTACAGGTGGACAGCGAGGGAAAGAGGAAGCTGGTAACTCTGGTTTCAGTGAGGGATGGAGTGGGGAGACCATGCTCAGtatgctacagcagcaccacatcagcCATCATTGTGGGACTGTTGGGGGACGACAACATcatggtgttcagagtggaatag